One window from the genome of Garra rufa chromosome 1, GarRuf1.0, whole genome shotgun sequence encodes:
- the LOC141341073 gene encoding uncharacterized protein, protein MAFIKEENEDMKIEETFKHEDTETQIDLTALKEEREELNETEEKDQFENLHDFVSGENYFCSLQSEKTSKQKRAQTTGTRSCFACVQCGNSVTQKERIHIGEKPYTCKHCGKSFTLKGHLNMHMRIHTEEKPYTCKQCGKSFALSRNLKIHQKIHTMENPFTCQQCGNSFTQKGDLNRHMRIHTGEKPYTCQQCGKSFTLKGHLNRHMRVHTGEKPYRCEQCGKSFSESGNLKIHQKIHTMENPFTCQQCGKSFNRKGSLNRHMRVHTGEKPFSCKQCGKSFNVKGSLNKHMRVHTGEKPHTCKQCGKSFNQKGTLNFHMRVHTGEKPYTCSQCGNCFSLKGSLDRHMKIHNREKPNRSP, encoded by the exons atggcatttattaaagaggagaatgaagacatgaagattgaagaaacattcaaacatgaagatactgagacacaaatag acctaacagcgctgaaagaggagagagaagaacttaatgaaactgaagagaaagatcagtttgagaatcttcatgatttcgtatctggagaaaattatttttgttccttacagtctgaaaagacttctaaacaaaaaagagctcagaCTACAGGAACTAGGAGTTGTTTTGCTTGCGTTCAGTGTGGAAACAGTGTCACTCAAAAAGAAAGAATTCAcattggagagaagccttacacatgtaaacattgtggaaagagtttcactctaaaaggacaccttaacatgcacatgagaattcacactgaagaaaagccatacacatgcaaacagtgtggaaaaagttttgcTCTAAGTCGAAACCTTAAAATCCACCAGAAAATACACACCAtggagaacccttttacctgccaacagtgtggaaacagtttcactcaaaaaggagaccttaacagacacatgagaattcacactggagagaagccttacacctgccaacagtgtggaaagagttttactctaaaaggacaccttaacagacacatgagagttcacactggagagaagccttacagatgcgaacagtgtggaaagagtttttctgaaagtggaaaccttaaaatccaccagaaaattcataccatggagaacccttttacctgccaacagtgtggaaagagttttaatcgaaaaggaagccttaacagacacatgagagtccacactggagagaagcctttctcatgcaaacagtgtggaaagagttttaatgtaaaaggaagccttaacaagcacatgagagttcacactggagagaagcctcacacatgcaaacagtgtggaaagagttttaatcaaaaaggaacccttaactttcacatgagagttcatactggagagaagccttacacatgctctcagtgtggaaactgttttagtctaaaaggaagccttgacaggcacatgaagattcataatagagagaaacccaacagatccccttag
- the LOC141341103 gene encoding uncharacterized protein → MEKKVFRYQKLMRPRSEHCCVPLCVVSAIYNSTLSFHSFPVEKDLRKKWIVQIRRDDFQVNKNTKVCSVHFRPDDFMDGTRLKRLKKGVFPTLFEWNHYQEEPPRLSVWERRERPLTPDPGSDVDQDDMDFDVERTGHDYCSVPEAAAVDMFLHENQELKREIEDLRKQLEQTKTIHRFGLKRFAGSDEDIRFYTRFATYNHLMAFWELIEPATHRMIRVTSSKVFKEPGNTRALPAIDEFFLFLMHLALGLKQKDLGHRFQVHQTTVSRIITTWANFLYFVLGSVCIWMTKEQV, encoded by the exons ATGGAGAAAAAGGTTTTCCGATACCAAAAGCTAATGCGACCTAGATCGGAACATTGTTGTGTGCCGTTGTGCGTTGTGTCGGCAATATACAACTCGACTCTGAGTTTCCATTCATTTCCAGTGGAAAAGGATCTCAGAAAAAAGTGGATCGTTCAGATCAGGAGAGATGACTTCCAAGTCAATAAAAACACAAAGGTGTGTAGCGTTCATTTCAGACCTGATGACTTTATGGATGGGACTCGTCTGAAACGTCTGAAAAAAGGTGTTTTCCCTACACTGTTTGAGTGGAATCATTACCAGGAGGAGCCGCCGAGGTTGAGTGTTTGGGAACGTCGAGAGAGACCGCTGACCCCTGATCCTGGCTCGGACGTAGACCAAGACGATATGGACTTTGATGTGGAGAGGACTGGACATGATTATTGTTCAGTTCCCGAAGCTGCAGCTGTGGACATGTTTCTACATGAAAACCAGGAGTTAAAAAGGGAGATCGAAGATCTACGGAAGCAGTTGGAGCAAACAAAGACCATACACCGCTTTGGTCTCAAGAGATTTGCTGGGTCCGATGAGGACATACGCTTTTATACAAG ATTTGCAACATATAACCACCTGATGGCCTTCTGGGAACTGATTGAACCGGCAACTCACAGGATGATTCGTGTCACCAGCTCCAAAGTCTTCAAGGAGCCTGGAAACACTCGGGCACTTCCTGCAATAGACGAGTTCTTCTTGTTCTTGATGCATCTTGCTTTGGGCCTCAAGCAAAAGGACCTTGGTCATCGGTTTCAAGTACATCAGACTACTGTAAGCCGCATCATAACAACCTGGGCCAACTTCCTCTACTTTGTCCTGGGGTCAGTGTGCATTTGGATGACAAAAGAGCAAGTATGA